In Anopheles bellator chromosome 2, idAnoBellAS_SP24_06.2, whole genome shotgun sequence, the genomic stretch AAAAGGATCAGATCAACATCGAAACCAAAATCAAGGTGGTTCGCTACATCGGTGAGCTAGTCAAGTTCGGCATATACAAAAAGCTGGAGGCCCTGTACTGTCTGCGATGTCTGCTGCAGAGCTTCCAGCACCATCAAATTGAGATGACCGGTGCGTTCTTGGAAGTATGTGGCGTCTACCTCTACAACTGCCCCGAAAGTCGCCTTCGCACAAACGCTTATCTCGAGCAAATGATGCGCTTAAAAAAGAACACCACAATGCACGGACGTCACGCCCAGCTGGTCGAGAACTGCTACTACTTGGTCAAGCGGCCGGAAGGATGTAGAATGGCACGAAAGGTACGCCCGCTCATGCACACCTACATCCGGCAGCTGATCTACCGCGAGCTGGACAAAACGAACGTGGACAAGCTGATCAAACTGCTGAGACGGCTGGACTGGGACGACCCCGATACTTTCGACTATACGGTGCGGTGTCTGTCGAAGGCGTATAATATCCGCTACCACCTAATCCGCAGCATGGCCGATCTTCTGGCAGGGCTGTCCTCGTATCAGGAGAAAGCTGTCGTCCGCGTGATTGACACCGTGTTTGAGGACATTCGTGCCGGGCTGGAGATCCACGACAACAAGCTGGCCCAGCGCCGTGTAGCGATGGTCAAATATTTGGGCGAGCTGTACAACTATCAGCTCGTTGAAGCGGGCAACGTGCTGAACACACTGTATTCGATCATTTCGTACGGGGTGCAGCCAACGCACAGCGCAACTGCCTCGGTAGTCGATCCGCCCGGCTCACTGTTCCGCCTGAAGCTTGCCTGCGTCTTGTTGGACACGTGTGGCCAGTATTTCACCTCCGGCACGAACCGCAAGCTGCTCGACTATTTTATTGTCTTTTTTCAGCAGTACTTCTGGTTCAAGAGGTCGCATCCATACTTTCAGGGGCAAAATACTCGCGATCCCTTCCCCATACTGGTGGAGCACATGTACCGGGAATGTTTGAAGAACTTGCGTCCCAAATTGAAGCTGTACGCGGACTACGAGCGAGCTGTAGCTGCCGTCGAAGCATTGCGCCAAAAGCTATATCCGGAAGTGGACATGAGCTCTGACCAGCCGTGGGTTGAATCTGATGACTCGCAGCAGCAAGGATTGCAAACAATTAATGAAGCGCAGGAAACGGCGACCGATCACAAGACGGAGACGGACGAGTGTACGTCGGATTTGGAGGATGAGTCCGAGGGGTATAGTAAGTTGCGGCGTGGTGGTCCGCTcgatgaggatgatgaaaTGGCTGCGGACGACAATGGAGGCACGGAGGTGGATGAAGGTTGTTTCGAGCAGGAGTACGATGAGGTGACGGTAGAAGCCGACCCCGAACAGTTGGTGGAGGACTTAAATTTTGAGCGCGAGTACGAGCGGATGGCAACAGAATCTTATCTGCAAAGGGTGAAGGACTCGGGCAAGGTTAGCGTGAAGCAGATCCCGATTCCCATCACTTTTCGGAATGATACGAAGAAAACTTACGACCAACTGCAGGTAAGAAAAGGGCGCCATGCTGCTGGGCAGTTCACGAAAACTCTACGCTGCTCTCAGAGTGTTACCCGTGCCAGTAGAACACTGCGATCTGACAATAATTCTGTTTACAGGAGCCTAAAGTGGAAAAATCCGACATGGTGCCGTTCGCGTTGATGATACGGGGAAAGggtaagcagcagcagtataaaacatttgaaacaCCGGAGGACAGCCAACTTGCGCAGTACATTCGTGAGCAAGAACGACGCCAGCAGGAAGAGAAGGACAGTGTCAAGCGGCTGACGTTGAATATTTCCGAGAGGCTCGAGGAAGAAGACTATCAGGAATCGCTGACCCAGCCCGTACGCGGAATGGACGTGCTACGTGCTCGCGCTCTGAAACCGGTTAAATTCAAGCATCCTCGAGGGGTGCCCGACGTGGATGCCATTTTTCACTAGAAAGTTAATGAAACTAATTCTGCGAACACAGCATTACAGGATAAAGTTAAGGCACACAAACAATGTGAAATGTGCGGTAACGGAAAACAGTTATTGAACTCAAATTTTTCAGCGACGTAGAAagacgatttttttgtttcgtgcacaataattgatttgtttgtttgtgatttGTTGACGAAGTTGATTAGATTGAGATTTGCCCCCATATGCGTAGAGGGACAATCGAGAAACCGTTACAACAGCGGACGACAAACCAGCCCAGAAAGTTCGTCAGAGTGGCTTTTTTCCGCCAAGGCAACAACTGTCTTGCACTGTCATAAATACTAATACTAGCAACTGTAGTGAACCTCTTGCCGAAGTATCCTTTGTTTAAACTGTATTTATTCGAACAATCAAATTTACAAACGCTAGCGTGCAGTCACAGCATCAATGACAGTCTGGATGCTGTCAAAAATAGACCGCGGTCGCGATTGTCATTCAGTCAATCTCTTCCATCGAAGAGACctttgtttactgtttacgACCCGATTGAATAACCGGACTCACGTTGCATGGGAAAATGAgcgagaaaccgaaaaccgcTGCGCCTGGCGACGGGATTCGTTCCATGCGCTCGACTAACGTTTTTCGTGCGATCAACTTCGAACTTTACGCTAAACCAGTAAGTACAGCATGCTGTTCGATGGCCATTTTAGTGATGGATTTTATGCGGCTATTGCTTTTCAGAATGTGGTCGTCATGGGCATTGGATTGGTGTGTCTCAGCATAACGTTCGGTTACATCGCTTACATGCGCTCGAAGTACGAAGGCCTAGGATACTACACAGCGGTGCAAGAGGACGGCAAAGAGGTGTTTGTCAAACGGAAATCGAAATGGGAATAAACTAAGATTCATCGAACGCGGCCTTGAAACTGTTTTCTGCAAAGTTACAGCATTCGTTTATTTGTTGCCGGAGAAACCCTGCCGCGTGCTTCTGGATCGATATCGATATAACGGTTGAAAAGGTTctcaaaaaatatgtttcccgcgctccgctgctgttgcttttaAGAGGTACCGCATGGGCCAGTTTGTGCCAATGCGTCGATCACGGATGATCACGCCAATTCTTAGGACAATTTCAACGATTCCAGTTGCTCCATCAGCTCGGTTTccgaattcaatttaataGTTTGCGTGGCGTTGAGCGACTCGCCCCGTTCAACCTTTTCTTTCAGCTGCTTAATCCCCTTCAGCTTTTTGTAGATGGCCCGAATTTTCTTGTCTTTCTCCAAGTCGCCCGTTATAGACTTCTTTGCCTCACCGACTGGTTTCGTCTCAGAGCATTCGTCGTCGTTATTGTTGGCAATCGCGGGGTTCGAAGTTGTGCTTGCAAGGTTGCCGTTGGCTAGATCAACAATACCGCCATCGgggttgctgccgctgctgctgctgggaccTTTCGCTGCACCAGCGTTTTTCGCCGGCTTTTTCTTGGAGGGTTTCGTTTCCGACGTTTCGCCAGGGGTTTCATCAGCCGCAGCTAAATCGGGAGCTGGGGCCGcggctttctttttgtttttcttggctTGCTTTATCTGTACGGAAGACCGATATCCAGGAGGCAAACCCGGGATCGGTGGGCGCAAGTCGattgtttggccaccgccagtgaTGACGATGTTGTTGCGAGCACCGGGCGGCACGTACTTTTGCTTGCTAGCCTGCGGTGTCGTGGATACGATCCCGGTCACCTTTTCGTCGGTGATGGGCGTTTCCTTGAGTGAGGCCGGATCGCAGCGCTGCCAGAtcacctccagcagctccCCGGTCCAATTGTACTCGCTAAGCAGTGCGCCAGAGTAGTGCCAAACCTTGAACCCGTTCGCCATGCGAAGTCTCGGGGCCGTGGTGGCCGTCAGAAACTTGTCTCCTGCCGGGCTCCACTCCAGCAGTGTCGTGTCGGGCGCCTTGAAACTGGCCAACTGCTTGCGTCGATTCAGGTCCCATGTTTCGATGTATCCCGGGAGATTTCCAAAGCCACCGAACACGATCAGGTTACCGAAGCCGTTGTAGTAGATTGAGTTGCGGTTTCCCGGCTCGAAATCGTACACGGCATCGCACTTCAGATTGAAGAGTGTAGCCCGGGCCGGCATGAATCCGTACACCACACAGAATTCGTTCGACTTCGGGCTCCACGCCACGTCGTGAATGGGCCCTTCAGCGTTCAGTTGCACCGAGCACGAGTCCCCTTTCGGGGTCATGTAGTGCAGTGCCTGCTTGCCGTAGTAGGAGACTCCCGACTGGTCGACGTCCGTACTAGTCATCAAAATGAGCCCAGTGCCTCTGCGATTCCACATCATGTCCACCTTATCCGCCTGGTAAAAGAAACGAATGAATCGGCATGTCAATCCGAACCGGCGACAGTTGGGCCTTACCTGAAAGAAGCTTTTCGAGGCCACCGGTTGGTTCATCTCCAGACATGGATACTTGAACAGCCGGCACATCGATGGGCCTCCCTTCGTGCCGGGAATGTAGACGGCCACGTGCGGCGGTGATGTTCCCGGTGCCATGGAAACACCGCCATTTCGCAGGCCACCGAGGCGCTTGGACACGCGCTGGAAGCCGGCACCGGATGGATCGGTATGATCGTAGAACAATACCTCCCCGCCGACCAACAGCGCGGCCAAGCTTTCGTCGCTGCTCCAGTGCATCTGCCAGTCGTGGTGGCGCTTCTGGATGACGGAAAACACCTCCTCTCCCGTCTCCGCCCGATAGATGTAGAGGTTCGGTTTTTCCTTCACCACGTCCTTCGGGTTCTCGGTGTACACCTCCCACGTCATGAGGTACGTGCCGCGGGACGAGAACTGCAGGAAGCAGGCCTTCGGCCGTGGCAGCGAAGCGATCGTCCGCCAACCGTTCGCCACCTCGCACAGCTGCACCGTGGCCCCGTTGGCCCAGGCCAGAAATCGACCATTAGGACTGTAAACAATAGCGCGGCAAGATTTACTCTGGTCGGGGGTAAAGCTTGGGTCCGGAATGAAGTTGAGTTGTTTCTGTTGTTGGTCGGGCGTCCACACTTCCACTCCTCTAGCGGATCGTACTGCAAGCCGGAGAAGAATGGGCACAAGTTTTAAGGTTATACGGGGTCGCACCAACCAGGGTATCTCTACGGGAGCCCATAGCTGCTCTGCCACTTATTTCACATAACCCGTGGCAAAAACGGCGGCTAAATTCATGCAAAGAATTCCGTGACGTCGACACCGAAACATGCTGCCGGACCACTGCGGAAGCAACGGTCCTTGCCATTGATCTGTGGTTCGTCCCTATGTTCTTTGAGATTCCAGAACACTTTGCCAGCAAGTAGAAGCGAAAACGGTCGCATTCGTAGCCGCTGTTACTTACGCGCTACTGTAAAAGTTACAATTCCGTTCGCCATTGCTAGCACAGTCCTCCGGTcacgatttcgatttttcgacTAGCACACCAACAGCAGAGCATATCGCGATGGTAAGTGTGAATTTGTCGGGAAGAGTGAGCTTTGACATTTCGGTGTTTTGACAGCCAAGCGTTTGATTTGAAGCGCAGGGTTTCCCGAAACGCTTCGCGATAGATGTTTGCGACGGGTAAAGTATTCTGTTACAAAAATCCGAATGTATAGGAGTGGAAAATCTCTGCATACTGTTATGCTTTGTCGCCGCGCTTTGAGTTGTTTGGAAATGTTATTGCTTAAGGCATAAAGGAttggtttaaatttaaacgaaaaaTGAGACAAATGGCGCCAACGCAACCGCGTGAGTGCCCGGTGAAGAAGCACTCACGGTTGATGCGTGAACAGTGCGTGAACGAATGAATTTGGTCGTAAATCGTGCGAAACATCTTTCGCACGCCTTTTATCGGTCAGTTTTTCAAGAAAGTCAACAACGGCTGCGGGTCACCGACTACCAGTGCCGGAGTAAAAGAAGATTATACTTTCTTAAAATAGCCCGATACTCATCTTAGAGTATAGAGGTCGAACAACCTGCCGAGAACAATCTCACGCGctgctgttttttttcaactCTCGGCGCGTCCTGCATCGCCAAGACACACTTGATCTTCAAACAACCCCGCGATAGGTACAGTATTTGAAGGGGTTGCTTTTTTAGTTTGTCAAAGTGCGAACCACTTGCCCAATCCCTATGCGCGCCAATTAGCGACTCTCCTGCGCGGTACCGATCACGTGTTGCTTGCTAACGCACTGTCTCCAATTTTGCAGCCCTCAAGAATGGAGGATTCTCCGCATCACGTTCACTTCGACGAAGCGGTGATAAATGATGAGATGCACGAAAACTGTCTTATCTACCAGGTTGCGCCGGACGGAACGTCGCTAACCGTACACCTAGGCTTTCTGCAGATAAAGCATCGGTATCGGATCGAGCTGAATGTGCCCGCGCAGCTGCTACGCACTGCGGGCTTCGATGTCGGGGCCAACAGTGCATTCGTCGGCCAGGACATCCAGATACCGAATCTCCACTGCAAGCTGGTGGACTTCTGCTCCCAAACAGTAGCGGTGAAGGGCGAGGACAACTTTGTCATGGTGATCGAGTTTTTTGCGCACAAAGAAAAGCTGCTCAAAGAACGCCTGCATTTATGTGGCAAGGAGGAAACGGCCCGCACGCTCGAGCTGGTTCTGGTGGCCCGTGTGCTGGGCAGAGGCAAAGGTACACCGATGCTGCGCAACGGAATCCACTGCATAGGTGTGGAGAAGGACGAGGATGAGTCGGAGCTATCTGATTGGCAGGGATTCGCGGCGGCAAAGTAGATAGCACACATTACAATACACATCTTTCAATTTGCTCTGCCATTGTTAgtgtaataaatttgaatCAGTCCAAACAACCCTCTCCGATACGGTTGTGTGTGAATCCGTGTTGAGTTGACGCGGGAGATACGCGTTTTCCGCGAGAGCGGATCTTGACCTTCGGCCGCAGGGtagtgtttgtggtttgtttacaatcAGAAAGTGGACACCCCTTCACCGACGAAAGGTAGCCTCTGCTTGCAAAAATATGCtcgtcggttggtggtgggtgtAGACAGCAAAGCTGATCGCCTGGTCTTGGTCCAGGCTTGCGGAATCGAAGATAGAAGGCGAACAATTGGAAAATCACGGTCCACTTGGCCAAACATCGACCAGCACACCGGCACAAACTTGTTGATTGTACGAAAAGATGCTGCTCCGAATCCGCGGACGAATCTTTCTCGAGTGTTCATCGCGCGCTCAGTGAGTTACTTGCGTGCTTTCGCGTGAACTCTTCGCTGCGCTACTGTCAATTAACCTGTCGGCAgccatattttgtttttcgcatcGCCAGGTTCGGTCGGAAGGCTGTGCGTTTTAAGTATCACTTTTGTAACACAAAACTTCAATGTCACGATTACGGAGATAGTTTCGGCGTAAGCTAAGCACTCAGCTAGGTGAAGGTCGCGTGAGCGGAACGGGGTTGGGTAGCGAAAGCAGTCCAAACACCGTGCCTTTTGGTGCCCATGGCTTACCGATAGTCCACCAGTCGTGTCCCTTTCCGGCTCCCAGCGAAAGAGgggtgagtgagtgagaaagagCAGAAATCGAATCTGCCCTTGTGCAGGGAAGCGGCGAGAAAGTGGTGTGGCCGGCCAGCACGGCCATCCCGACGCAGTAGACGAGTGCCATTTCCGTGATGAACATGCGGCCACTGAAACGGCCCCGACTAGGGCCGCCGGATGTGTATCCGCAAGAGGCGAAGCAGCGGGAGGACGAGCTGACGTCAATACACGTCAAGCATGGTTTCGCGACGGAGCACAAGCTGTCGGAAGAATTCGGCACGGCCCGGAACTGCAACGTGTCGGCGAGCAAAGTAGGGGcctactttaacgcgatccTCGCCAAAAAGGAAGAGCTGATGACGCTACCGGACTCCGGGCGGAAGAAGCAACAGATCAACCCGAAGGACAACTTCTGGCCCGTCACTGCTCGCAACAAGACGACGCTGGACACCTGGTTCAAAGATCTGGCTGGCACGAAACCGCTGAGCAGCCTCGCCAAGAAGGCACCGTCTTTCAACAAGAAGGAAGAAATCTTTGCGATGCTGTGCGAGAACCAGGTCACCATGCAACGGGCCGCCTGGTTCATCAAGCTCAGTTCGGCCtacacggtggcggtgtcggAGGCCAAGATCAAGAAGCGCCAAATGCCCGACCCGGCCACCGAGTGGACGGGCACGATGATTAAGTTCATGAAGGATCTGGTGCCGAAGCTTCACGAGCACTACCACCAGGGGCCGTTGCAGGAGAAACCTTCGTCCGGTTCGACCGGCTCTGGCGTTGGGCTAGGGAGCAGTTCAGGAGGCGGCGGAGGCTCGGTCCTTGGAATCGGCGGACCGTCGGGACAATCAGCGACTATTCCGCCGCCCCTGTCAAGTCCCGCTGGCACCATGCACAGTCCGGCCGGTGGCAATTCCGTCGGTGGGGCCGGGGGCGTAGGGAGTGGTGTTGGGGGTTCCGGAGGGCCAATGcacccccagcagcagcagcagcagcagcagcagcagcagcaacttcagcAGCCCCTTTCGCCCCAGGAAGAGCAACGGTTGGCGCAGAAGCAGTGGAACTACTCGACGCAGCTTTGCAAGTACATGTACGAGGAGGGTCTGCTGGACAAACAGGAGTTCCTTAACTGGATTATCGATATGCTGGAGAAAATGAAATCGTCCCCGAATGCCGACGATGGGTTGCTGCGAATCTACCTGCCACTGGCCATGCAGTATCTGCACGATTTCGTACAATCAGAGCGCTTCTGTCGCCGTCTCGCGTACGCTGTCTCGAAAAAGCTTGCCCAGCTGATCAACCAAATGGCCGACACCCACAACGTGAGTCTGAGCCCGGAGCAGGATAGCGGTGGCAAGGGAGAggacacggtggcggcgaaggaTGGAAAGGGCTTCGACAAACAGTCGAAAGAGGGAACGCTGGCCGCCCGGAAAGCCAACCCTTACGAAATGATTTTTACCGAGTTCCTTCACTGTTCCCACCATCGGGACGTGGTTCTGCAATTGGCATGCATCCTGCAAGTCATCACGCTCGAGTGTCCCACGGCGCTCGTGTGGTGTGGCGTCGGTGAAACACGCGCCTCGTCGGTGCTCTCGGGTAGCCCACTCGATCACCTTGCCGTGGCACCGTCGGGACTGCCGATGCCGGAGCGGtacaacggacggacgaatgAAGACATCCGCCGGCAGCTGTTCGAAGCGGAAGAGAGCATAAAGATTCGCTCGCGGCACGCCGAATCGCGGTGGTGCATCGACAAGTGGCAAACGGCGGCCGGAAACGCGAGTCTCAAAATATTAGCCACCCTGGACGCACTCGATGGCCACTGCTTCGATCGGATGGACTCGAACAATTCGCTCGATTCGCTGTACCAGAAAATATTCCCACCGTTTCAAGTGCAACCCATCAAACCTCAGACCGGGGACAGCGGGACAGGCAGTGGGCACAGTAGTTCGTCGTTGCTGCCAGGAATGGGCCCATCCGTTGCCAATGGGACCGCCAGCGATGGAAAGGATGCGGCCACGAAGCAGTTCGAATATGTGAGTGCGCATGGCCCATGGATGGCTCTCTGTCTGTGGTGCAATTcgtaatcctttttttctgccattcGTTCCAGAACGTTGAACAGGACGCGTCGATCGTGAAAATTCTGTGCGAGTGGGCCGTATCGTGGCAGCGTTGGGGCGAGCACCGGGCCATGGTGGTCGCCTGGCTGCTGGACAAGCGCCAGAACGAGGTGTTCACGGCGCTCGAGAACGACAGCTACAGTAATAATGCGCTGAACAATTCGGACGACAAGGACTCCGTGCTTTCCGGGAGCGGCCTCAACGGGGGTCAGCCGGTGTTTCAGCACATCCTGATGCACTTTCTCGACCACGATGCGCCTGTGCAGGAGGAAAGCGGTGGCCTGCAGAACAAATCGCAGTTCACCAACCTGGTGCACCTATTCAGCGAGTTGATCCGGCACGACGTGTTTTCGCACGACGCCTACATGTGCTGCCTGATCTCCCGTGGCGATCTGCTGACCGGATCCGGTGGAATGATGTCGCTCGACAGCCACGGCATCTGCAACGcaggtggcggcggtggtggtctggGCACCGGGCCGATTTCGAACAAACCGGGCACAACTTCGTCGCCAAACGGTGGCCTGGACGACGATGTGCTGCAGACGGACTTTAAGGCGAAGTTGGAAGATTTGGACGATTCTAACGTCGATGACGATCTCGACAAGCTGCTACAGCACATCAAGGAGGACCAGCAGAACTCGATGGACGCTCCCGACAGCCCCAAGGATCCCGAGCAGGCTGCCCCGTCTGTGTAAGTCACTCGGACACTCTCTGAGCAAACGCTCGGTGGTGCGCTCCCCCCTAAATGGCCCCTCTCTGTTTTTTGATCTTCGTTCCCACAGCACCGGCTTGGGGAAAACGGAATCACCCAGCCGACACTTTCTGTACACGGAACACTTTCCGCTCTGCCAGGACGATCCGATTTCGCAGCACGACTGCAACCAGCGGTACATCCTGCTGTACGGTGTGGGCAAGGAGCGCGACGAGAAGAAGCACGCCGTGAAGAAGATGTCGAAGGAGATCTGCAAGCTGTTTTCCAAAAAGTTCAGCATCGATGTGGCCGAGGGCGGCAAGGTGAAGAAGCACTCGCGTAGCGAGTTCAACTTCGAGGCCACCTCGAACAAGTGCCAGGCGATGTCGTACTTCGATCAGCACCTCGTGACGGGCCAGTGCGCGATGCAGGTGCAGGAGATGCTCAACAGCTTCGCGATCGGCAACAGCAACTACCTGCCGGTTCAGGAGCACGTCGCGTTCCTGTTCGATCTGATGGAGTCGGCGTTTAACATCTACGGCCTGATCGATACGTGTATTCAGATTTTACGCGAACTGCCGGAGgtggagcagcagctgatTGGCAAGAGTTCGCTGGCCCTGGTCCGGAGCTACACCACCTCGCTCAGCCTGTACGTCGTGGGGGTGCTGCGAAGGTATCACTGTTGCTTGCTGCTATCGCAGGAACAGACGACGGCCATCTTCGAGGGCCTGTGCCGGATCGTGAAACACGTGAGCAACCCGAGCGACTGCAGTTCGGCCGAGCGGTGCATTTTGGCGTACCTGTACGATCTCTATTCGGCTTGCTCGTCGCTCAAGGCACGCCCGCAGCAGGAACCGTTTCACAATGCGTACCCAAAGATCAAGCAAGCCCTCTACACACCGCTGCAACCGAGTCCCTCGGCGCACACGTACAATCCGCAGTTCATGATCGACATCATCACGAGTCCACGGCGTGGTGGCAAAATTGAGGCCGGCTGGGCCCGGCAACTGAACGAATCCGCCTCCAATCGGTACAGCTTTGTGTGCAACGCCGTCGTGGCCGTGACGCGGGACATCGACAACGACTGTCTGAACGATATAGCGGCGATGTGTGCCGAACTCACGGCCTGCTGCAATTCGCTCAGTACCGAGTGGCTGGGTGTGCTGATCGCTCTGTGCGGTTCGAACCGGGAAGCGGGTTACTATGTGGACGTGCTGAGCCAGGTGGACGTGCAGAACACCAACATTCACAATGCGCTGTCGGTGTTCACCAGCATTCTTGTGGCGCGCCACTGCTTTTCGCTGGAAACGTTCGTCACTCACGTGGCCCTTCCGTCGTTGGTGAAGGCCTGCAATGGGCGCGCCGAAACGACGCCGGAAATCGAAGCCGGTGCCCGACTGTCGTGccatctgctgctgcgactgttCCGTACGATCGAGTGTCCCCAGCCGGGACTCTACTCGGTGAGCACATCACCGAACCCGATCACGGTGGTGGGGAACACGCACAACATTAAACTGAGTTGCGATCGTCATCTGCTGGCGGCTGCACACAAAAACATTGGCGTAGCGCCCGTGGTGGCGGTCCTCAAGGGAATACTGGTGGTCGGCGATGCGACGGCGCACAAagtttcgtcgatttttggCACGGGAAAGCGCAGTGGCCTCAACACGCCCGTCCACCCGGGCAGTACACCGAAGAGCATGACGGGCTCGGGCGACCTCAGTCACATTCTCGGCACGAGCGACCTCTCGATTCTGGGCAATCCGGACGAGCCGATGCTAGACGTTTCGTAAGTGTGACCACTTTACTGGGCAGCGGCGTGCGGGAGGGTCATTAGTTTCTCGAGGGAacttcgtttttgtttttggaccACATCGCGAAGGTGCTGCGTTACGTTGCGTtgacctttctctctctgcccaGTCTGCTTTCTCGTCTCGTTAGTTGATTCAATTGAAACGATTTATTTCTCTTGTTTCTTAATTTAGGATGATCGAACTGGGGGAACTCTCTCCAACAGCGTCTTCCTCTGCTCGATTGTACCCTAGCAGGTGTGCGAATGGTTTGCGGTTTGAGTTTGTTTGTCttacttttattttactttattttctgTCACATCATtgtgttgtgtatgttttgtttttgtgtgttttttctgttttgcttcatGTTATATATCGCCGCAAGATCGCCGCtatctcactctctttctgtctctctctctctctccctctgttcccatttttcataAGATGACTGGGTGACAGTATACACACAAGcgcacatacatacacacaaacacacccattCATGCCAGCCTCCGCCTTCTTGGATGCACTTGCCATGGCTGGAGTTCACGCTCAGTGCGGCATCAGAAAGTGCGGCATCACAAGAATGGCATGGCAACACTCACCTTCTACGGTTGCTACGATTGGCGACCGAAGACGTTGACTGTGCGGTGCTTTCTTGACCCCGTTGGCTGCCATAGCGTTCTGTCTCCCGGCCTTCCATTATCAACTGCATCAGCTTGGTGGTTcccatttttggttttcttttcttttgtttcccaCTTTACGTGCATTTCGTTCCTGTCACACATCTTCTGTCCCGTTTGTGCTCCCCACTGCAGTCACACCTCAGCATCAGTTGTGCCTATCTGTCGTGTCGGAATGGGTCCATCATGCCCCACGCTCTAACACTGTCTGCGTTCAATTCCCCCACAGGCAACAGAACTCGCATCTCAATCAGGAGAGTGCAACCAGCCTTTCGGACTTTGCACAGCACGTGCTGCGTCAGATCTGCTCACAGGTAACGATGGCTTCACCGGCTCACGATCGTGGATTAGTTGTTTGACCATTTGTCCCGTCTTTAACTTTCTTTGCCGGAACTGCATCGCCAGGAATGGGTACTCGAACGGTGCCTGCAAAATGCCGAACAGCTGTGTGACAAGGGCATACTGATCGACAACATGCTGACGGCCAAGCAGGCCCAACGGTTACTACACATGGTTTGCTATCCGGAGCACGAGTCCAACCTGATCGCCGAGCTCGATCAGAAAGCGATCATCGTGCGCATTCTGGAGAACCTCGAGCAGTGGTCACTCCGCATCTCGTGGCTCGATCTGCAGCTGATGTTTAAGCAAACGAACTGCAGTTCGCCGGAATTGTCCAACTGGCTTGACATGGTGGCACGAGCCGCAATCGATGTGTTCCGTGTGAACGAGTTTTGCCTGATGAGTGGTGGCGGTCCGGACGCGAAACTGGAGAAGGTGAAACCATCGACGTGGCTTGTGGCTCCGCTCGTGTCGAAGCTGCCGAGTGCCGTGCAGGGCCGCATACTGAAGGTTTCCGGACAGGTGCTGGAGAGCACGAGCATGTTCAGCAAGCACAAGGACGGGAACG encodes the following:
- the LOC131211823 gene encoding regulator of nonsense transcripts 2, yielding MEKVVTDDGQDANILSEEADQAEVRSFVTSLLERYEQKAAFRQQNLNVQHPAEEYFYKYDSSVKKNTALVKKLKQFTAQQLPALMSDVSSLNLTKYISEVSSALVEAKLKMSDIPAAISLCNYLHQHYAEFSSTLFDNWQKVLLVKPGEKVANVSKMRVDLRFYAELISVGIFTNKAALPLLGACLTGLIAQDKSEHVNLSIVLSFCKHCGDEYAGLVPARLGRLAAKYSISMPGSQLIPPDKQGNLRHLLKEYYQSLAEHLRSEHMQLQVAEKSKWKMLHAKGEITTEKREQLLQLQGSYAKLYSSTEALADLLGEPLPELLALSETTVPLEGAVVDGKVEGLEFGQLDPWRDEETKSFYVDLPDLRQFLPNYCGKREEEGDAEARAAADIEPAITEEALDLDTELEQDLTDAETGSIPEQHQPQDSELGDGTDVSDMFAVGEDGLEPNVLEEGGSNANNPANNQDNRRYFEQFVQALQNCVNREMIDNAAIDFLLNLNTKSKRKRLIKVLFGVQRTRLDLLPMYARFVAIINLVSSDVATELCQLLKVDFKYHIKKKDQINIETKIKVVRYIGELVKFGIYKKLEALYCLRCLLQSFQHHQIEMTGAFLEVCGVYLYNCPESRLRTNAYLEQMMRLKKNTTMHGRHAQLVENCYYLVKRPEGCRMARKVRPLMHTYIRQLIYRELDKTNVDKLIKLLRRLDWDDPDTFDYTVRCLSKAYNIRYHLIRSMADLLAGLSSYQEKAVVRVIDTVFEDIRAGLEIHDNKLAQRRVAMVKYLGELYNYQLVEAGNVLNTLYSIISYGVQPTHSATASVVDPPGSLFRLKLACVLLDTCGQYFTSGTNRKLLDYFIVFFQQYFWFKRSHPYFQGQNTRDPFPILVEHMYRECLKNLRPKLKLYADYERAVAAVEALRQKLYPEVDMSSDQPWVESDDSQQQGLQTINEAQETATDHKTETDECTSDLEDESEGYSKLRRGGPLDEDDEMAADDNGGTEVDEGCFEQEYDEVTVEADPEQLVEDLNFEREYERMATESYLQRVKDSGKVSVKQIPIPITFRNDTKKTYDQLQEPKVEKSDMVPFALMIRGKGKQQQYKTFETPEDSQLAQYIREQERRQQEEKDSVKRLTLNISERLEEEDYQESLTQPVRGMDVLRARALKPVKFKHPRGVPDVDAIFH
- the LOC131212637 gene encoding small integral membrane protein 8, producing MSEKPKTAAPGDGIRSMRSTNVFRAINFELYAKPNVVVMGIGLVCLSITFGYIAYMRSKYEGLGYYTAVQEDGKEVFVKRKSKWE
- the LOC131210938 gene encoding adipose-secreted signaling protein, whose protein sequence is MEDSPHHVHFDEAVINDEMHENCLIYQVAPDGTSLTVHLGFLQIKHRYRIELNVPAQLLRTAGFDVGANSAFVGQDIQIPNLHCKLVDFCSQTVAVKGEDNFVMVIEFFAHKEKLLKERLHLCGKEETARTLELVLVARVLGRGKGTPMLRNGIHCIGVEKDEDESELSDWQGFAAAK
- the LOC131212636 gene encoding eukaryotic translation initiation factor 2A — translated: MANGIVTFTVALRSARGVEVWTPDQQQKQLNFIPDPSFTPDQSKSCRAIVYSPNGRFLAWANGATVQLCEVANGWRTIASLPRPKACFLQFSSRGTYLMTWEVYTENPKDVVKEKPNLYIYRAETGEEVFSVIQKRHHDWQMHWSSDESLAALLVGGEVLFYDHTDPSGAGFQRVSKRLGGLRNGGVSMAPGTSPPHVAVYIPGTKGGPSMCRLFKYPCLEMNQPVASKSFFQADKVDMMWNRRGTGLILMTSTDVDQSGVSYYGKQALHYMTPKGDSCSVQLNAEGPIHDVAWSPKSNEFCVVYGFMPARATLFNLKCDAVYDFEPGNRNSIYYNGFGNLIVFGGFGNLPGYIETWDLNRRKQLASFKAPDTTLLEWSPAGDKFLTATTAPRLRMANGFKVWHYSGALLSEYNWTGELLEVIWQRCDPASLKETPITDEKVTGIVSTTPQASKQKYVPPGARNNIVITGGGQTIDLRPPIPGLPPGYRSSVQIKQAKKNKKKAAAPAPDLAAADETPGETSETKPSKKKPAKNAGAAKGPSSSSGSNPDGGIVDLANGNLASTTSNPAIANNNDDECSETKPVGEAKKSITGDLEKDKKIRAIYKKLKGIKQLKEKVERGESLNATQTIKLNSETELMEQLESLKLS